The Archangium primigenium genomic interval CATCTCCTCCGATCCCCGCACCGCGATGACGCCGGAGCAGCAGAAGAAGCTGCCCCAGGTTCCCGAGGAGATGCGGCCCATCGCCCGGAGCCTGCTCAGCCTGGATCCGCCGGATCACACGCGGCTGCGCAAGCTCATCCAGCCGAGCTTCACGCCGCGCGCGATGGAGGCGCTGCGGTCGCGCATCCAGCGGATCGCGGAGGACCTCGTGGACGCCGCCGAGCGCGCGGCGGCCGAGCGCGGCGAGACCGGGCCCGAGCGGCACATGGATCTCATCGCGGAGTTCGCCTATCCGCTGCCGGTCAAGGTCATCTCGGACATGCTCGGCATTCCGCCCGAGGACCGGGACCTGGTGAAGGCATGGACGGAGAACCTCGTCCGGAACAACAACGGCCGGGGGATGATGGATCCGGAGAACCGGGCGAAGATCCGGGAGTTCACCGACTACCTGCGCAGGCTGTTCGCGGTCCGCCGCAAGCAGCCCGCGGACGACATGATCAGCCAGTTGCTGCGCATCGAGGAGGACGGCGACACGCTGAACGAGGAGGAGACGCTGTCCACGGTCTTCATCCTCTACCTCGCCGGGCACGTGACGACGGTGAACCTGATCGGCAACGGTGTCTTCGCGCTGCTCCACCACCCGGACCAGCTCGCGAAGTTCAAGGCGGACCCCGGTCTGGTCAAGGGCATGGTCGAGGAGACCCTGCGCTACTGGGGCCCGGTCGACTTCATCTCGCGGCGGATCGCCAAGGAAGACATGGAGCTGGCCGGGACGCACTTCTCCAAGGGAGAGCCGATGATGTTCGGTCTGGCGTCGGCCAACCGGGATCCCCAGCGCTTCTCCCATCCGGATGAATTCGACATCACCCGCCCGGACGCCGACAAGCACGTCGCGTTCGGCAAGGGCATCCACATCTGCATCGGCGCCCCCCTGGCGCGCATGGAGGGACAGATCGCCTTCGAGACGCTGTTCCGGCGCCTGCCGGCGTTGCGGCTCGCCGTTCCCTCCGACGAGGTGCGCTGGAGCAACTCCTTCCTGCGCGGCTTCGCGAAGCTGCCCGTCCTGTTCTAGTCGCGGTGCTTCAGCCCGGGCGCAGGGTCTTCAAGGCCCCGCCCCAGGCGATGACCTGGTCCAGCAGGGAGTCGAGGGTCTTCTCGTGGTGCGCGGCGGGCGTGAAGGTCTTGTAGTTCTCGAAATCGGTGCGCAGCGAGAGCGCGACCTGGGCGCGCACGGTGGCGACCTGGAGCTCGGCCATGATGAGCCGCAGTTGCTCCACCGCGCGCGTGCCCCCCGCGCTGCCGTAGCCCACGAACCCGGCCACCTTGTTGTTCCACTCCTTATACAGGTAGTCGAGCGCGTTCTTGAGCGCGCCCGACGTGCTGTGGTTGTACTCGGGGGTCACGAAGACATAGGCGTCGAAGGACTGGATCTTCGCGGACCAGGCCTTCGTGTGCGCGTGGGTGTACTGGCCTTGGGAGGGGGGAATCGGCTCGTCGAGCAGGGGGAGCGAGAAGTCCAGCAGGTCCACCAGCTCGAACTCGGCGTCCGTCCGCTTCCTGGAGCACTCGTGGACCCAGCGGGCAACCGCCTCCGCGTTCCGGCCCGGACGCGTGCTTCCCACGATGATGGCGACTCTGAGCATGACCGCTCCTTGAAGGGGGATGCGCTCTCTCACGCCCTCAACAGGCAGGGCACCTTCATGATTTCCGGGCACGCGGGTTGGGCGTGCCCGTCACGAGCTCGCCCCTCACGTGGGGGGTGCCGTCCTCGCCCCGCACCCGGTAGGCCACCGCGGCCTCCGAGCGCGGGGCTTTCTGGAACACCACCCGGGAGGGGAGCGGCAGGGGCCGCTTGAACTCCGACGTCAGGGTGAGGGCGGGGGCCCGCGCCCGGTCGCCCAGCTCCGCCACGCACCGGCTCACCGTCCACATGCCGTGGGCGATGGCACGGGAAAACCCGAAGGCCTTGGCCGAGAGTGCATGCAGGTGGATGGGATTGTAGTCCCCGGAGGCCCGCGCGTAGCGTCGGCCGGTGTCCTCGGCCACGCTCCAGGTCGTCGGGAAGCTGTCGCGAAAGGACGGGTCCTCCTCGTCCGTGGCCTCCCGGGGGCGCTCCTCCCGGGTGCGCTCGGCCGCTCCCGGCAGCCGCCGCAGCATGGTGGTGAGGCCCTTCCAGACCCGCCGCCCGTCCGCCTCCACCTCCGTGTGCAGGTCCAGCTCGCGGCCCTGGCGCACCTCCCGCTGGCCCTCCAGCCACACGCGGATGCTCAAGGGCTCGTGCTCCTCCAGGCGGCGCTCCTGCTGGATGTGGTTGCGCACGTGGATCATCCCGAGCAGCCGGTAGGGGAACTCGGGCCGGTTGAGCAGCGCCAGGTGCAAGGGCGCGGCGAGCACCTGGGGATAGGGCAGGGGAAGGAAGCCGT includes:
- a CDS encoding cytochrome P450 family protein — protein: MSASDIHSRESASTEASPPGPVSIPMDPHVSPEDYARMREQGRVARVSFVLGDKTGVAPESDIRDFLKQEHLFVSRYDDVVAALLDSRISSDPRTAMTPEQQKKLPQVPEEMRPIARSLLSLDPPDHTRLRKLIQPSFTPRAMEALRSRIQRIAEDLVDAAERAAAERGETGPERHMDLIAEFAYPLPVKVISDMLGIPPEDRDLVKAWTENLVRNNNGRGMMDPENRAKIREFTDYLRRLFAVRRKQPADDMISQLLRIEEDGDTLNEEETLSTVFILYLAGHVTTVNLIGNGVFALLHHPDQLAKFKADPGLVKGMVEETLRYWGPVDFISRRIAKEDMELAGTHFSKGEPMMFGLASANRDPQRFSHPDEFDITRPDADKHVAFGKGIHICIGAPLARMEGQIAFETLFRRLPALRLAVPSDEVRWSNSFLRGFAKLPVLF
- a CDS encoding NADPH-dependent FMN reductase yields the protein MLRVAIIVGSTRPGRNAEAVARWVHECSRKRTDAEFELVDLLDFSLPLLDEPIPPSQGQYTHAHTKAWSAKIQSFDAYVFVTPEYNHSTSGALKNALDYLYKEWNNKVAGFVGYGSAGGTRAVEQLRLIMAELQVATVRAQVALSLRTDFENYKTFTPAAHHEKTLDSLLDQVIAWGGALKTLRPG
- a CDS encoding MaoC family dehydratase, whose product is MTTSVPSVLQLATAPSLATELLRAAVDRRPARPGEVPSLAVYVPRLSARPDALARYREECGFQADGFLPLPYPQVLAAPLHLALLNRPEFPYRLLGMIHVRNHIQQERRLEEHEPLSIRVWLEGQREVRQGRELDLHTEVEADGRRVWKGLTTMLRRLPGAAERTREERPREATDEEDPSFRDSFPTTWSVAEDTGRRYARASGDYNPIHLHALSAKAFGFSRAIAHGMWTVSRCVAELGDRARAPALTLTSEFKRPLPLPSRVVFQKAPRSEAAVAYRVRGEDGTPHVRGELVTGTPNPRARKS